The sequence ttttcaccctataggttaacgacttaaagacttcaatgggattgtgaagccagacccaactattttctcattagttgcgtgttttgatcttgttgttttatatcgtgattgagtactatattctctaagttTCTCGAGatataatctccgataggcaagataaaaagtagtcacaaacaccttcgtctcatcgtttgtgattccacaatatcttgtttcgctaccatacgattaagattattgtgaggtgattgatatttctaggctgtttttcgagaatataagtccggtatatcaatcggttcctattcaccttgatttgtcaaaagacggaacaaaactcataggtttataatagatttttctatgtgagacagattggtttatcaagtcttccactttgggtcgtagaaactcttagttgtggttgagatcagctaagggaatcaagtgcgtaaagtcctgctgggattcagagacataaggagcgcaactgtaccttgatcagtgtgagattggttaacgctcaactacattccagtctgaagttaacttggagtaggctagtgtctgtagcggcttaatacaatgtggtgtttaaatctggactagctcccggggtttttatgcattttcggtttcctcgttaacaaaatttctgtgtgtctgtgttattacttttccgcattatatttgtttgtataattgaaatatcacaggttgtgcgtaatttcaatcaattgtgagtccaacctttggttgttgattaaattgattaacacttggatattagtttttgataccgtccaagttatttgttatattcaatcgggcttgcaaattcctatttgtttgattgaggattgaatcaagaaattgagatacaactcttggatatacttttcttaagattgagtctgactttctagttgattctcttgaaagtacattGCAGTTTGTCCAtaaaaattgctaagcgaaatattgggtgtggttgttagacccccgctttttcattagtgcttggagaagtatgGTCCATCGATTATCACTTCCAGACTTAGGATGTAGAGAACGAACAATTGTTGAAACAGGATGTTGCTCGTAAGACCGTTGtagatgctgagatcacgactgATTACGTtccagagatccttgttgatgctgagaccatggatagAGTTCCTCTAGAgatcattgttgttgttgataccatggttgaagttgctcaaGAGATCGAAAAAGTTAGAACTacgattatcgacatagtcttttaTCCTCCACCCGATGAGCCTTTATATTCACGAACTAATCGATGAgtttgagcattcctaagatgaaggtgtaccgGGATTTCAACCCAAACTCTCATGAACAGTATGACTTTACtgtaaagtggcttcgtcagggaatcgatgttgttgcggcagTTTACATTCTAGACGTGATCGGcgaggagaaaaagttccttaGTCGTGCATGGTttatgatgtagagaggttccgttgatgacgTTTCATGACATCGGATCAGGTTGTAGTTGATCGcaatcgtatgcgtcaaaaataatttcactttcttacttaactaaaataaatgaagtatgtgataagaaagagttcgtttccacagagaggcaattgttgttatgcaattttcagattcttaagtaaccaaggggggattttgtttatcaatgcgataaaaataaattgaaagcaataaaatatgaaaataatcaataagaggaagatattggtcacgggatagtatcattcacaaacatgtattttcatcaatgactagaattggaattttaatctctcatttactaaaagtcctaggatatcttgatagCAAGTCTTCCCTGATTTCATcgcaaccacattaaaagatgcgtatgtgaattcttcctagaaagcaacctaaagtgtaaaagcacaattaagtttaactctctAAAATTTTATGGAATAAAACTAAGCAAAGCAAATGaacatgtaaaagcactaattcattttaacaaaggttatgattcatattgttagagcattgctcggtcgaactcgcatgcgttgctatctcaagcatgtttgtcaatgttagtgatcaaaactataagtcttgatttctagcctatataactaaaggtatcggactaggatagaaagtgtatttgagctcaagactccatgacaatcatcatacaagacgaaggactactcaaggaactggtggatcttcatcgactaaaaggtatgtcgagacttgaacttatctgtcactcaaaagtctatctactctatctcctattcttgagacaaaaatcattttgatatatagactttcattatacacatttgatattttgagacgagtgtgaaaaagcgggggtctaacaacaccgcccaatatttcgcttagcaatctgtatggactattccaatatactttttatgagaatcaactagacagttagactcaatcaataaaaagatatatcaaagagtttatatctcaatctctcgatttgatctttactcaagcaaatggaaatctgcgagtctttatcaaagagagataacttggatggtaccaaagaccaatgtccaaggatcaatcaatatcaatcaacaaccaaaggttggatttccaattgatgatctttaactcacaacctgtattatttcaattatataaaaaatataatgcggaaaagaaataacacagacaccagaagctttgttaacgagaaaaccgcaaatgcagaaaaaccccgggacctagtccagattgaatacacactgtactaagccgctacagacactagcctactacaagctaacttcggtctggactatagttgaaccccaatcagtctcacaccgattcaaggtacagttgtactcctacacttcttatcccagcaggatactacccatttgattcccttagttgatctcacccacaactaagagttgctgcaacccaaaatcgcagacttgacaataaacaaatctgtctcacacagaaaagtctatcaaaggataaatctgtctcccacagaaaaatcctaggtttttgttccgtcttaagatataaaatcaaggtgaacaggaaccaattgataatccggtcttatattcccgaagaacagcctagattaatcaatcacctctcaacaatccttcttgactacacaagcggtttgtcgaggaatcacaaacagtgagacgaagatgtttgtgacttctttatcttgcctatcggagaactatcacaatctcaagtcaatcaatagattgtactcgtatgatagaagatgcaagatcagatcacacaactacaataaagtagtatcggtctggcttcacaatcccaatgaagtctttaagtcgttaacctggttttagagaagaaaaccaaaggttaaaggagaatcgactctagcgagcgcactagtatcacacagacgtgtggggattagttttgcacaatgctagatgtctcctttatatagccttcaaatcagggttttgccttagttacaaagcaatccatattcaccgttagatgaaaacctgatttagattcaagctaatatttctcaaccgttagatcgtaaacttagcttgtcacacacacttgggtagacgtttactgggtttgtgaaaaccatgcccaaacgtgtacgtgtatgttggttcaacatagtaacccaaaaggttaaccatatgagaaattcatattaatctagttcttcttcaccataactagttcaattgactcaaatgaactggttagagagttgttcaattgctatgagatcttatgtaactacacaagacacaattgaaacaaagatgattcgattcgattgaatcggctcatgaactttatagccacgctttgcataaagcattccttagtaatttaagtttcatgttaaaagcacatctttatatcataaccacttaagctcacaaacaagttttcGGACTTaaagcaaccgacagagttttccaaattcaacagaaaatctcggcaaagagacttccgccagttcgcggactaggttcgcggactgatttcgcggacttgaacttcacgaacgaatttggaatcccatcagaaattctcggtacaagaacttccgacagttcgcagactgagttcgcaaactgggttcgcggacttggcaaagccaattcctccggtttctttcAATCaataaagtttgaaaacttcgtattaaggaatacatggttatgtaatctaaactctcattccaaccattgagacattctcagaggacgttatatagctgttattcacagaccgtttcacgtcagagtaattctcaaagtaattaaaacttttcatgactttcgtcactaggtgaagataaacttgatcaaagcgaaacgctttaccaatacaagatttcaagaaaaagatagtagtgaatactcagctcgaaatgtcaaatgtgtatgatccagtctatatagcatatgactttttgtctcataagaagtagaagatagaatagataaacttttgagtgataaataagttcaagtctccgcatacctttttgttgatgaatttccacggttccttgagtagatcttcgtcgttgtatgatgaatcgccatgaagttcttgatctcaactacacttttctatcctaatccgagacttagctataatagactagaaatcaagattcatagttttgatcactaacattgacaaacatgcttgatatagaaacgcatgccaagttgaccgagctatgctctaacaatctccccctttgtcaattttagtgacaaaactattaatacatatggaatacaaaaaagataaactttagtggctcctatgccatagtctaatcttcaacgttccttgaaatcttcgtccttccaagtactccaatgatcccaaaggttgtaagtttagcaccaccgttgttgaagatccgtagctataacaatgagagaaatcgagattctcgatcattattatacaatgtcatagtatcattatgtaacatcaaagtccaattgcatcacgactttaacaacaatactatggtgatatatatcactcccccttagtcaatactccatctcgatcatagaaaacactcccccttacacaatgatccgaaaaccatatgtatttgtagtgtgaactacattatttctccccctttttgttaataaaattggcaaaggtaaaagaacgggatcataatgaaatttccacaagagatatttcatagactaaaagaaaaaatatataccaacttaatttagatgcaatcataaagccgaagctaaatgcattcatcaaggagttttaagatacaagataacccatataaaattccacagccgcacaccccgcaagatattaccattaagcacaagttcaaaagaactctcccccatttgatgtcattcccaaaagaacaacaagagcgatcttaatttcgaaagaaaagaatgattttttaattggacaccaaaaaccatggaaatgattttctatatccaaaagtcaaccaaattaatcacaagtaaaccttgttgagattattagtcccacattgttggacaatctaagatcctgcggtttataattctttgggcctctccactcattgccaattggttttgagttggatgaccgtattctaacatggtatcagagcaggctatttgcgacgagtcgttgaccgcgcctttactctgcgtcacccgatttaattttccacgtgttagacccaacgaggctacacgtgagggggcgtgttgagattattagtcccacattgttggacaatctaagatcctgcagtttataatcctttgggcctctccactcatttccaattggttttgagttggatgcccgtattctaacaaacccatgattaatttaatcgggatacacaactaaatcaaaccacaaaagtgatcaatttaattgattgtgctcaacataagtaaacttacggagctacgactaagataaccacacggagatgactaccttaattgttcaaatactcaacataaggaaaatcttacgaaatatacgactacatcaaccaatagaacatgattagtatagccgttcatatactcaacacaagaacctgtggaatatatgaaaaactcaactagattaattacaagagaacctataattaatctaattggaatacacaaccaaactaatcaccgaagcaatcaatttaattgtcaaaagattttgctcgacaaaagaagactttcggagcaaataactaaataaccaatcaagatgattaatttagttcaagaatgcttaacatatagcatctcatggaacaaccaacaaggccaatattaatcgacatagttgtaaggtgctcaacatatgatacacaatggagccttcatggaaaattttggagaaaaaaatgtaaaaaaggTGGAGAAAGAAATATGCTAAATCAGGCATATGAAGAAATAATAAGGGAAGGTGTGTATTTATAAGCGTTAAAAAACCAATAGTCGGAAATTGAAAGTTGAGCATTAGCTGCAGACTCCACATCGGGTGACATAATCTTGACCGCTGGCAATAGACACTCCATCGCTCGATAGAGACTCGGTCGTTTTCCCATGACGAGGCAAGTTTGCCGGGCCACCTTTGCCATGCCCCATAGGAACCGGACTAAAAGGTAGCCCCTTTATTCCTACTTCTGGTTTTTGATGTTCCACTAAACGTTTCAAGGTTTACTATATAAAACTAAGTCGGAAATTAGAATCCCCAATTTGATTCGTGAAGCAAAATAACTCCCACAAATTCTTGATTCTCATTAGGGTTTTCATCAATCCTTCAAGTACTATTGATTGTTGTTAGTTTTATCGTTAATGGCTGGAAGAGAAGTTCGAGAGTATACCAATCTTAGCGACCCTAAAGGTAACACTcccatctctctctttctttGTCTGTCTTTGTCTTTTTAGTGTACATTCTAGGGTTTCTAAGTGGATTTTCTTTCTGGGTTTTGTCTATTTTAAAGACTGATGATGCAGATGTTATTGTTTTAAATAGGTTGTTGTTAGAAAATtcttgttttagggttttatcatCAATGTTAATTCGGTTTGGTTGATTTTACTCAGATAAGAAATTTGGGAAGGGTAAGGATAAAATTGATGATGAAGACGTTACGTTCCAACGCATGGTAGCCAAGGTTAGTGAATCTGCCCTGCTATCATCATTGTTAAGTAAACTATGATTGTTGTACTCTTTGGGTAGAAACGAATTTATACACTTTGATGAGTTCATTAGTATTTATATGGAATAAGACAGTTCCCCTTTATCTGTTAACTTACAATTGGaacaaactgggcagcataacaTTTGTTTGGAAAGATTGATGTGGACAGTATTTAGCTCAAAATGTGGTACAACATAGGAAAACAATCTCATAGTTCCAATTCTGCTGGATGCGGCAAGTGTGCAACTTGACATGAGAGAAGAGAAAAGGAGTTATTGGGAACTTAAATTGTAGGGAACTTGTTTATTCTTCATCAATCTCTTTGTTTTGAATATTCCCttgaccaaataaaaaataatgcATCATCATTCTACGTCGTGTCGAATCTCTTGGTATAATGCTTTACTGTCAGTTTAAGCTTAGCAGGAGCTCTATTAACCGAGCCGTGCTTGTCAGATGAGAACATATTTCTTCAAGACTTCAACATCTTTAAACTTTTGTAATTGCTTTTCCTTTATTATTAGAATTTCAATTCGTGCTTGGTAAACTTTGTCTGAATATCAGAAGGAAATACTTATAGCTCCAactttttttagtttcttatacACTTGGATAGTTGTAATGGTGGTGTGCTACTTATCGAAAGAGAATTGTGGTAGTTAGTTTGGTGTTCTTGGGATTAACGAGCAAGTGCTTGTTCTCTCTTGTTTGGATTCTGTTTTGTAAGTCTTCTCATAACGTGCCCCGGCAGGGTTCTTGGCTTCTTACCGGGTGGTTAATGCGAGCAGATGCAGGAGGTTGCTGGAGAAAGAGGAGGTTACCTTCACGGTCGAGGCGGTAAGTGTATCTATCAGGAAAGGATTCTCATTCACGCACATGACATACTCATGCAGTGTACATGTGACTATCTCTAAGCCATTTTCAGGGGGATTTTGTTTTTTATGTTAGTTTTATCAAATGGATGCAGCTTTGGACAGCGATGACCTGCTCTACCTCAAGGAACagatggaagctgaagaggaTGCTGAACGCATGTTACGTCGAACTGAGAAACGGGCATTTGCTGCATTTAAAATATCCTTACAGAATGTTGCATGTGTTGTTAAATAAGAAATTGGTGCAATAGAATATAAGAGTCTCTCTGTTTCAGTCACACGCCCACACACACTCATAAACACTCTCTGCTCTATGTTATCTATCTACCTTTTATCTGTATTTCTTAACTGAAGGATACAAAGCTGCAAGTTTAGCAGACTCTGGGCCTGCGCCAGTGCCTTTGCCCCTTCGTGTTGAACCGAAGCCGAAAAGTGGGATCAGGTAACTCTTCTTGTCTCAAGCTGACACTTTTGAGCCTCTTTAAGCTCTTGAATGGAGATTGATTGTTGTGATTTGTGAAAATGCAGGCAACAAGATCTCCTCAAAAAGATTGTCGAGATTAGACCTAAGCGACACAGAGTGTCTAGCCCATCTAGTGCAAATCAACCTGCTGCAGTTTCAAGTGCCCAACCTTCTACAAACGAAAGAATCGAGCAGAAGATGGAGAAAGAGCTCCCTCCTTTAAAGCCTAATAATGAAGAAAAAGCAGAGCCTAAACCAGAAAATCCTGTCAGGAGCCTATTAGGTTTAGCTTATGAAAGTTCTGATGACGAAGAAGACTGACTACTGAACATGTGGTATGTATTGATGCAACTGTGTATCTTAATTCATATATCGATTCCCAGACATATTTTAGTAGTATTTTATACCAGCATACCTGAGTATACATCTCTTTTGCATGCGTTTATTGATAAAGAACAAAAACTATAGTAAACAAGAAAAAGTTCTTAAAACTAGATAGTAAAACTTAGTATCTTGCTTTTCAAACAACTGAACGTCACTTTTCCAATCAGCATATGGATCTCGTAGTGCATCGTAAGGCACCTGATGAACTTGTTAATGACCTTACTGCTCCAACATTTGCGACTGGGAAGCTCTGGTCACGATTGTATCGCGGGCTTGCCACACGCCTTCCTGTTTGCCTGAAAGATGCCCCATTGATGAATCTATCCCTCACAGAACTCCAATTCCATGACTGGCTTCTGCCTAATCCATCCTGCCTCCATGTCACCTGTATTAAATTATTTCTTTAGTTGGTTAACAAAAACTCTGGGTTGTAAAATGCTTCCAGTTAAAGGGCTATCATCAGTCAAATTTTCTTTTAGTTCTACAGATAAAACTTAACAATATTCAGACCTCTTTCTTTCCTTTTGGTGCGATGAAAAGATTGGCTTCACTCTTTATACTTGGATTCATACTTCCTCCAATTGCATACACACCCCACCCATTATATAGATTGTTTGCGACGTGAGCATATCCAAAACGCACCCTGTGAAATTTGTTTGTCAGAAAAGTAAATGAAGTTGGAGCAGAGCAGTCAGTATTACTAATATCGATTTCTTGAGCAAACTATGTAGAAATTCCGGTTACCTTGGCATTCGCTGATTGCAATTGGACCAAAGTGGTTGAAGATTACAGTTACCCTCATGTTCCTATCCTGAGTAAACCCATCGTCATGACCTAGAAGCATCACCTTGTTATGGTCCCTGAACCAGTTGTTTGAGATGGTTATGTCAGTAGACCCACGTGTGACGTCAATTAGACCATCTTGGCATTGAGAAAGGGTGTTGTGATCGATCCAAATCTTCCAAGAACTCACCATCCGGATTGCATCTCCGTCAACGGGTCCAAGATttacaatctttgaacctggtCCTAATACAAGGCCAGGAGTTTGGGCACGACATTGATGGAAACGAAGACCATGGATGATCACATCATGCACCTGAGTGTGAATTTATCAATGAGTTTAGCATCAAAATAGAAAATTGGAAACAACAAACTATGTACTGTGTTTATTACCCCTTGAAGCAAGAAGCAACCCCCACCGGCAATGTGAACATTAACTCCTCTGCCTTCAATGGTGGTGAAACTACCCACAAGAAGGGACTTCTGGAGTTTGATGTGCATATTCCTTTGGAAAGTGATCCAAACCTTTCCTCTTATCTTGCTAGTCCCATATCTCAATGTCccatatctagggtttaatgGGTCATCGCTCGGATCAGTAACTCTGTAATGAGTCACACCCCGTCCTATATTGTTTGTCATTTTTCCTGCAAAACCCACTGAGCAACGCCCTAGTTGCTGGCGGTTTCTCCTCCAATTAGGATTAGTTCGCCAACATTTGTCGATCACGTTCATAGCAAAACTTGGGCTTGCTAGGAAAATGAGCAGCAAGATAGTAAGAGCACAGGACGCATAGCTAGGATTGCCTTTCGAGTAGGCCATCTCAAGTCTTGTTTGGTTtctttgatgaaaatagaaaaAAGATTACAAGTTTCAGATACTATACGCACAAATCAGTTTTGATGGATTGAAAATATAAGTGGTGCTTGGCTTAGATGTGGAGAAGgctatatataaataaacttgacATGTATATCTATTTGATGAAAGAAAACTTATGCCATTAAATTAGCCTAGTTGTTTTGGATCTTTAACTAGCGAAACCGAATGCGCATTAAAACAGTTTCAGTTTCATTGCGAAACTTCAAGTAAACACAACAGGATCTTTCTTTTGACACCAGGAAACATCAATAAAAATACAGGTTGTATGTGAAAGAAAACTGATTGATATTACATATAAAACTTTGATTAATTTACTTCAA comes from Papaver somniferum cultivar HN1 chromosome 7, ASM357369v1, whole genome shotgun sequence and encodes:
- the LOC113299647 gene encoding uncharacterized protein LOC113299647 isoform X1 — its product is MAGREVREYTNLSDPKDKKFGKGKDKIDDEDVTFQRMVAKMQEVAGERGGYLHGRGALDSDDLLYLKEQMEAEEDAERMLRRTEKRAFAAFKKAASLADSGPAPVPLPLRVEPKPKSGIRQQDLLKKIVEIRPKRHRVSSPSSANQPAAVSSAQPSTNERIEQKMEKELPPLKPNNEEKAEPKPENPVRSLLGLAYESSDDEED
- the LOC113299647 gene encoding uncharacterized protein LOC113299647 isoform X2, coding for MQEVAGERGGYLHGRGALDSDDLLYLKEQMEAEEDAERMLRRTEKRAFAAFKKAASLADSGPAPVPLPLRVEPKPKSGIRQQDLLKKIVEIRPKRHRVSSPSSANQPAAVSSAQPSTNERIEQKMEKELPPLKPNNEEKAEPKPENPVRSLLGLAYESSDDEED